One genomic segment of Actinoplanes ianthinogenes includes these proteins:
- a CDS encoding serine hydrolase domain-containing protein: MSVSVTRRTVLAAAAATGAATLTTAPAKALGSAFADLEAKIKEGMAAYGIPGVALGLRYRGRDYLRGYGVTSVADPQPVDPDTVFQVGSTTKTFTGTALMRLVERGKLDLNRTVRSYLPDFRTADPAASARVTVRQVVQHSAGWLGDFLLDTGPDDGALARYVTEMSRVPQLTAPGTVFGYNNAALSVAGRLIEVATGRTYENAVRVLVTDPLGLEHSAFFLDQLPGARVALPHLPDADGNPAALPELYTVPRSIAPAGGLISSARDQLRWARYHLGTGKPLLNPRSLHLMQSHPGPGGTLFVELNGVGITWMLRPTAEGPLVVQHGGDWIGQHSGFLMVPERDFAITVLTNSETGPALLAELFADDWALTRFLGLHNLPAKPRLLPADKLAEYAGTYSFEQIGFDGETVSLSFDMVPDAGKLLFRAADGTAGGWAVFYRRDYVLEQAPDGTYGAGRDNFVRGDDGTVVWFRSGGRLFRRSPLGSAPLAAKRPVTPWKLPPLSTGKALAHIDLS, encoded by the coding sequence ATGTCCGTATCGGTTACCCGGCGTACCGTCCTCGCCGCCGCTGCCGCAACCGGCGCCGCGACCCTGACCACAGCCCCCGCGAAGGCCCTCGGCAGCGCCTTCGCCGACCTGGAAGCCAAGATCAAGGAGGGGATGGCGGCCTACGGCATCCCCGGCGTCGCCCTCGGCCTGCGCTATCGCGGCCGGGACTACCTGCGCGGGTACGGCGTGACCAGCGTCGCCGACCCGCAGCCGGTGGACCCGGACACCGTGTTCCAGGTCGGTTCCACCACCAAGACCTTCACCGGCACCGCGCTCATGCGGCTGGTCGAGCGCGGCAAGCTCGACCTGAACCGGACCGTCCGCAGTTATCTGCCCGATTTCCGCACCGCCGACCCGGCGGCCTCGGCCCGGGTCACCGTCCGGCAGGTGGTCCAGCACAGCGCGGGCTGGCTGGGCGACTTCCTGCTGGACACCGGGCCGGACGACGGGGCGCTCGCGCGGTACGTGACCGAGATGTCCCGGGTGCCGCAGCTGACCGCGCCGGGGACCGTGTTCGGGTACAACAACGCGGCGCTCTCGGTGGCCGGGCGGCTGATCGAGGTGGCGACCGGCCGGACGTACGAAAATGCCGTCCGCGTCCTGGTGACCGATCCGCTCGGCCTGGAGCACAGCGCGTTCTTCCTGGACCAGCTGCCCGGCGCCCGGGTGGCCCTGCCGCACCTGCCGGACGCCGACGGCAATCCCGCCGCCCTCCCGGAGCTGTACACCGTGCCGCGCAGCATCGCCCCGGCCGGCGGCCTGATCTCCAGCGCCCGGGACCAGCTCCGCTGGGCGCGCTACCACCTGGGCACCGGGAAGCCGCTGCTCAACCCCCGCTCGCTGCACCTGATGCAGTCGCACCCGGGCCCGGGCGGCACCCTCTTCGTCGAGCTGAACGGGGTCGGCATCACCTGGATGCTGCGCCCGACGGCGGAGGGCCCGCTGGTGGTGCAGCACGGCGGCGACTGGATCGGGCAGCACTCCGGGTTCCTGATGGTGCCGGAGCGGGACTTCGCGATCACCGTGCTGACCAACTCGGAGACCGGCCCGGCGCTGCTGGCCGAGCTGTTCGCCGACGACTGGGCGCTGACCCGGTTCCTCGGCCTGCACAACCTGCCCGCCAAGCCGCGGCTGCTGCCGGCCGACAAGCTCGCCGAGTATGCCGGGACCTACAGCTTCGAGCAGATCGGGTTCGACGGCGAGACCGTCTCGCTCTCCTTCGACATGGTCCCGGACGCCGGGAAGCTGCTCTTCCGGGCGGCCGACGGCACCGCCGGCGGGTGGGCGGTCTTCTACCGCCGGGACTACGTGCTGGAGCAGGCGCCGGACGGGACGTACGGCGCCGGCCGGGACAACTTCGTCCGGGGCGACGACGGGACGGTCGTCTGGTTCCGCAGTGGTGGCCGGCTGTTCCGCAGGAGTCCGCTCGGCAGCGCCCCGCTGGCCGCGAAACGTCCCGTCACGCCGTGGAAGCTACCCCCTCTCAGCACCGGGAAAGCGCTTGCCCACATCGACCTGAGCTGA